In the genome of Gloeotrichia echinulata CP02, one region contains:
- a CDS encoding plasmid segregation centromere-binding protein ParR — MFQWSKKVVKSVTFNPGVADESLLALVESHLEKQPDKTFSDLCKEALWQSLCVPESVRPGPKPAATESVEQRIGELQHQMADLEERFFAKESNRLETMERQILQLTQQVAQLALMVNDRPFIQAPTQSAYAEVVNTPSTYAAPTPPQEVDPVISRLSQFLDDF; from the coding sequence AGTTAAATCGGTTACGTTCAATCCTGGGGTCGCTGATGAAAGCTTGTTAGCCCTTGTTGAAAGCCATTTGGAAAAACAACCCGACAAAACTTTCAGCGACCTCTGTAAAGAAGCCTTATGGCAATCTTTATGTGTACCAGAATCTGTCAGACCTGGCCCGAAACCCGCAGCAACAGAATCGGTTGAACAACGAATCGGTGAACTGCAACATCAAATGGCTGACCTTGAGGAACGTTTCTTTGCCAAGGAATCCAATCGTTTAGAGACTATGGAACGCCAGATTCTGCAACTTACTCAACAAGTAGCTCAACTGGCGCTCATGGTCAATGACCGACCATTTATTCAGGCTCCGACCCAATCAGCATATGCAGAAGTGGTGAATACCCCTTCTACCTATGCTGCTCCTACCCCTCCTCAAGAGGTTGACCCCGTTATCAGCCGACTTAGTCAGTTTCTCGATGATTTTTAA